The DNA sequence GGGTCAACGCTCGCCGGTGCGTCCCCATAACCGCAAGGCTCTACGACCACCTGTTCACCCTAAGGGACATGTCCAAAATGGAGGAGGGCAAGGACTACAAGGACTACCTGAACCCCTCCTCCCTGGTGGAGCTTAAGGGCTTCGGCGAGGAGGCCCTTAAGGACGCCAAGCCCTTAGAGGGAATCCAGTTCCTGCGGCACGGATACTTCTGCCTGGACCCGGACTCCTCCCCAGAGAACCTCATCTTCAACCGCTCGGTGCCCCTCAAGGACTCCTGGGGCAAGGCGCGAAAGAAGGGATAGCAAGGTAAAAACGGCGGAGGGCTTCCCGAATAAGGGAAGCCCTCCAAGCGGTCTTAGGACTTGAACTTGGGACGCCCATGGGAATCCATGGCGCGAAACGCCGGCATGAGACGGGCGTTTGCATGGCCCAGCATAGGCCAAATGGCGGCCCTGGAAGGCCGCCGCAACGCCCCTAGTCCGCCATGGCGGGCGCCAGAGGTTTTTTACGGGGGCTCACTCCTCTTTCGGTTTCTATACCCCCTTGACAAAATACCCCCTACCTGTATTATATACCCCCGTTGGGTATTTACGATAAAAGCACATCCTCAAAGGGGGAATTGGCGATGAACAGCCGATGGTTAAAGGTGGTTTCCGCCGGGTTATACGTGGTGATGTTGGGCGTTGGATGGAGGTACCCCCTGCTTGGGACGTTGGTTTTCGGCTTCATGGGGGCCTTCGTGCTTCTGGGGGGCCGCAGGAAGTGGTGCGCCTCGGCGTGCCCCAGGGGAAGCTTCCTGGACGTGGTCTGGTCGAAGCTGAGCCCAAGGCGCCCAGCCCCCAAGTGGCTCAGCTCCTGGAGGGCCTACATGGTTGCCCTCTCCGCGTTCCTTGTCCTCTTCGGCACCCAGCTTCTTCTGGCCCACCGGGCAGGAGGCCTGGACCTCAAGGCCCTGGGGTTCATATTCTGGCGCATGTGCGTGGTCTCATCCCTGGTGGCGTTGCCCCTAGGCCTTTGGGCGAACCAC is a window from the Thermanaerothrix sp. genome containing:
- a CDS encoding 4Fe-4S binding protein, producing MNSRWLKVVSAGLYVVMLGVGWRYPLLGTLVFGFMGAFVLLGGRRKWCASACPRGSFLDVVWSKLSPRRPAPKWLSSWRAYMVALSAFLVLFGTQLLLAHRAGGLDLKALGFIFWRMCVVSSLVALPLGLWANHRTWCSFCPVGKLLRI